Proteins encoded together in one Cicer arietinum cultivar CDC Frontier isolate Library 1 chromosome 4, Cicar.CDCFrontier_v2.0, whole genome shotgun sequence window:
- the LOC101505117 gene encoding uncharacterized protein: MGTRNEGRINLQEQIKICRRLLSSTGITHVLHNPWVRCNNMTLSWLQCSILESIAHSILWIDNAHTVWKILENQFSQGDIFKISDIQDDLTRLQQGNLDIINYFTKLTSLWEQIDSFRPTRDCVCAIQCTCGDTTDLRKYKNQDRVIKFLNGLNEQFSNVRSQIMLLEPLPSLDKTFSLVLGQERQLNVQASSNSAPENQAMAMQVQNNHYNGGGRGTNNSNNRGKGHNNSAFGRGPYQNSNRICTHCGRTNHTVETCFLKHGYPPGFQQRHSRAAFNTATASDSQDSSPVDQESTDASLTIIQDQYNQILQLLQNNLKVSSSTTSIQLQLILLLFKIILSIQFPLHLVNKLSIG; this comes from the coding sequence ATGGGCACGCGCAATGAAGGTCGTATTAATCTCCaagaacaaattaaaatttgtcgACGGCTTCTTTCTTCAACCGGCATTACACATGTTCTTCACAATCCATGGGTTCGCTGCAACAATATGACGCTCTCTTGGTTGCAATGCTCGATTTTAGAAAGTATCGCTCATTCAATTCTTTGGATCGACAATGCACACACAGTTTGGAAAATTTTGGAAAATCAATTCTCTCAAGGtgacattttcaaaatttcagatATCCAAGATGATCTCACAAGACTTCAGCAAGGTAACCTCGACATTATCAACTATTTCACCAAATTAACCTCTTTATGGGAACAAATCGATTCGTTTAGACCCACTCGCGACTGCGTCTGTGCAATTCAATGCACTTGTGGAGATACTACTGACCTTAGAAAATATAAGAATCAAGATCGAGTCATAAAATTTCTCAATGGTTTGAACGAACAATTTTCCAATGTTCGTTCTCAAATCATGCTTCTTGAGCCCCTCCCCTCTTTGGATAAAACATTTTCTTTAGTTCTTGGTCAAGAACGACAACTTAATGTTCAAGCATCCTCTAATTCTGCCCCTGAAAATCAAGCTATGGCCATGCAAgttcaaaataatcactataatGGAGGAGGAAGGGGCACCAATAATTCTAATAATCGAGGTAAAGGACACAATAATTCTGCGTTTGGTCGTGGTCCATATCAGAATTCTAATCGAATTTGTACTCATTGTGGTCGAACAAACCACACAGTGGAAACATGTTTTCTAAAACATGGTTATCCACCTGGATTTCAACAACGACATTCTCGAGCAGCCTTTAATACTGCAACTGCTTCAGATTCTCAAGATTCCTCTCCAGTTGATCAAGAGAGCACTGACGCATCTCTTACTATTATTCAAGATCAGTATAATCAGATTCTTCAACTTCTCCAAAATAATCTTAAAGTTTCTTCATCTACAACATCGATTCAGCTTCAACTAATACTGTTGTTGTTCAAAATAATCCTCTCAATTCAATTTCCTCTCCACTTGGTAAACAAGTTATCTATTGGGTAA